The Ferrimicrobium sp. DNA window ATGTCATCTTCAACGGGGTTCAGAGCATCTCGATAGCGCTCGGCGCTGGCTTGGTGGCGCTGGTGGGGTTCGATATTCCCATCCTCCTCATCGCGTTGAGTGCACTGATCGGGACCGCCATGCTGGGGTATCGGACTCCAGCCATGGAGTCGGTGGAGGAGTGATGAGCGAAGTCGCGTAGCGTCAGTGATACCTCGACCAATGAGTGAGATCGCCTGCCTGGCGTATGGTCGGCACCCGTCTGTGGGGGTCGTGTCGTGAGCGATGGTGGACACCTGGCACCAACGGCAGGGTCCTGCGTAACTGGGCGCTCACGCAAAAGGATTCCAACCCTTGGCCCAAGATGGCGATCAACGGGCTGCCTGTCATCGTGGTGATAGTGGAAGGCCCAATCAGCGATGCTCTCACGTACCAGAGGAGCTTCACGGTGCGGCGCCTAGCCCAACGGACTTACCGGTTTGGCCCCGTCAGATTGGGTGCTTGCGACCGAGTTAGTGTGAATACGAGGCCTCGACGGCGGCGAGAAAGGCCTGCTGGCTGATGATCCCTGAGGTTGGGGCCTTCACGGCTGGGAAGGCCGCTCCGTAGCGAGTCAGATCGACCTGCATCGAGATGGTGACAGGGATAGCGGCAGCTCCCTTCTGGATGACGGAGATATCGAGATGGACGAGCTCCTGTCGCAGCAGTCCGTTGGTGCCGATCCAGAACTTGATCATGAGTGGGCTATCGAAATTCAGTGTAGACAGCGCTTTGGCGAGGGCCTGTGCGTGAACGGTCGACTCCAAGGTGTGGAGGAAGTTGGCCCCGCTGATGTTAGCGGAGTACTCCGTGGTTGCGTGTCCGTTGACGGTGGCCGCTCCGACAGTAGTGATCTGAGTGTTCAGACGTCGCGCGATAGCTGCCAAAACTGAGGTTGGATTCGTGGATCCTGCCTGGCCAAGTGGATTAGTCAGCGCCGTCGATGGTCCTACGAGTGTCGACTGGATCCAGCGAGCACCGCTGAGCGTGGTGAGACCGAGCTCATCGCTTGGAATGCCTAAGTAGATGGTGTTGCCAATCACGCGCTCTGTCGTGGAGACGTTCTCGTGACTCGATGGGACAACGCCGTTGTTGGTGAGCTCGGCGTCGATACTGATGGGATTTGAGCCAGTCTGATAGACATAGCCGCTGGTGCGACTCTGCTGGGAGCCAGCTGTGGTCGTGACGTTCTCGACCGTTGAGATTGCGAACGACCGTTCCTTCTGGGTGGTTCGATACGCCGTCAGCAGTGCACTGTGGGCTCCAAGGTGAACGCCTGGTGCTGATGAGGAACTCGAGGCGCCACAGGCTGCAAGCAGGATGGCAGAGAGCGAGAGTGGAGCAACGACACGGACTCCATGGCGTATCTTTCGTTTTGTACCAGATAACATAGCGTACCTCACGTCTAGACTACAATTCCTATACTAGCACGAGCGGCGAGTACCCCCAAGCTATGCGTCGCTTGAGCGTGATTGCAAGAAACATTTTGATTGAGTGTCCGGTGCAATGATGCACTTCAGGAGTGGTCTGGTCCTCTACAAGCATTTGCTTTGCAGCACTCGTGCCTTGCGTTCTCGGGTCAGCGTGAAATGATCCCAAGCGATACATTCGTCAACTGTGTGGTCAAACCAAAAAGGGGATCTCACAAGGGACAACCCCTGTCGCTGGGGGAGCGAGCCCACCTGGTCTCGTGGCCGGGACCTTGAATTGGGAATCGACAGAAAACGTGGCAAGCCTGTTGACGGTGCTATGGCGATCCAGTTTTGTGGGCCACGAGGGGATACTGCATGAAACGTTGCTCTGGTCGACGAGAGCTAACCTAGAGGTTGTGCGAGCGCGCTGGCGAGGATTGAGGGACACCCCGTGGTGATCGTAGCTGTACCTTGGCGAGACAATGCCAACTAGGCGGTTCAGTGTCACCGTCGAGGATGTTGAGGCAGAGGTGGTCCTGAAGGCGATCAAACACACACATATTCGTGTCAGCCCACCTCACGGGACGGTGCGTGTCTCCGCACCACTCGGCACCACGGTAGGTGAGGTGCGTACTATCCTCTTGTCACGATTGGGTTGGATCCGCACGCACCAGGCCCGATTCGCAGCGTCGATAACCTTTACGGCTCCCCAGATGGAGACCGGTGAAGTGCATTATTGCTGGGGTCAACCGTATCCACTGCTCGTGCGGGAGGTCGCAAATCGTGCTGGGGCGGAGTTACGTGCTGGGCAGCTGGTGCTTGCAGTGCCAGCCGGCTCGTCCAAGGATGAGCGGGAGCGGCTGCTTGACCGGTGGTATCGACGACAACTGCAACGGGCAATACCCTCCGTTCTGGCACGCTGGGAGCCGGTGGTCGGGGTGCAGTCCTCGCAATGGGGAGTGCGCAAGATGCGAACGCTTTGGGGATCCTGTAACATCAAAGCCGCACGGGTATGGTTCAATCTCGACCTGGCCAAGAAACACCCGGAGAGTCTTGACTACGTGGTTGTCCATGAGTTGACCCACCTCCTTGAGCCGAGTCATGGTTCTCGATTTGAGGAGTTGGTGTCGCGCGCAATGCCCGACTGGGAGGGGCGACACGAGCGGATCTCGCAATCGATCTTTGATCCCGGCATCTGGGCCCGCCACTGATGAGGAATCCTCTCGCTAGCAGATGCTTACGTTTGCCCAATGGTATGCGTGGTGAGCCCAATGCTCCTTTGGTTTCCAAGTGCTCGAGGGTTTGATCGCGGCATTATCCATCGAGCCCAGAAAATTGCGTCCAGACGCAAGGTATGACAACTACTTACGGGATGAGACAGTAGCCACAAGGAAGGAACCAGACTCGCTTTGAGTACTTTGAGTACTGTGCATCGCCGCATGATCCGTATCCTGTTTGTCCTTAGCTTTTGATGGGAGCTAGGGCGGGGTGGAAGGCTTCGTTGACTGAGCCTATTATCTGGTCGCCACATTTGTTCTATTCATCGATGATCCCCATGGACCGCCAACACTGGTGATTATGTGTGGAGGGTCGCAAGAGCAATACCTCCTGACGCCATTGTCGATCAGCCGCCGAAAGAGAGTGGATGATAGGGAGTCTAGGGTGAACGGCATGCGGGTAGCGGTGGGCCAAGTCAGTCTGCAGGTGGGGGACCTTGAAGGCAATCGCGCGAGAAGCATCGATGCGGTCTTGGCCGCAGTCGCCGATGGTGCCGATCTCGTTGTCCTTCCTGAGTTGAGCGACAGCGGCTACGTTTTTGGATCGTATGAGGAGGCGAGCTCGCTTGGGGCGCCCATCTTGGGTAACCCAACGCTGCAGCGGTGGGGCGAGTTGGCGAATCAGCACCGCATCACGATCGTTGGCGGCTTCGCGGAACTTGGAGAAGACGGAGCACTCTATAACTCGGCTGCGCTGATCGCTCCAGATCAGAATCCTCTTACTTATCGGAAAATCCATCTCTGGGATGGGGAGAAGGAATTCTTTACACCAGGCGATGCTTTGAGCACCGTTACCGAGGTTAACGGCGTGCGGGTCGGTCTCGCGATCTGTTATGACCTTGAGTTTCCAGAGCTCGTACGGGCGCTTACGCTCATGGGCGTGGAGCTCCTGGTGGTGCCCACTAACTGGCCACTATCGCCAGTCCCTCAAGCGGAGCGGCCTGTGGAGTTTGTCAAGGCACAAGCCAGTGCGGCGACAAATGGCATCTGGATTGCCATAGCGGATCGTTGTGGCAAGGAGCGAGGTGTCGACTGGGTCGGCTACTCCAGCCTCCTTGATCCAAGTGGTTATCCTGCCTTTGCGCCAATTCCCTTCGGAGTTGCCGGAGTAGCAGTAGGGGAGGTCGATCCTGCACGGGCCCGCAACAAGGTGATCTCATCGAAGAATCACCTCTTGGATGATCGTCGAAGCGATCTCTATCGGGTGCTCGCTCGGTCGGTGTCGACGGCGCAGGTTTGGGACGATGGTGATCCGCCTCCCTGGTAGGAGCTACTGACGAGCTCGAAGCGTCCTTGGCGAACAATCTCAGATTGTGAGGGCAGCTTGCGTTTCGTTCTCGAATCTTCTCGCGTCGTGGAATGCTGCCGCTCGCGTCCTCGAGACGTCGATCGTGCTGAGGAGTACCGGGGGTTAGACGACCCGGTTGGCAAGTTCGGAGTGCGGGTGCATCTTGCAAACGAAAAGTGCTCAGCTAACCACGCCGCCAATTCGCTCGCCAACAATCCCCAACGGATTGGTGAGGCGCCTGCGGTCGTGTTCGCTCATTGCACTCTAGCGACGGTGAGTTGCCAGCTCGTCTTGGAACAGACCAGCGATTTCGACCAGTTCAGGCTGAATGGTCGTTCATGGGCTTTGATAGGGCCATGTTCGTTTGGTCCATCGGTGGTGATCGATCGTGGTTACGATCTTTGCGGTGTTGTGAGAATCTGACGCCCTGAGCACCTTCTCGATGCCCGGCTGGTGTGGTTTGCACGAGGTAGCATGAGGCAAAGATATCGGTCGTCTTAGGGCGTCGAGGGTATGGGAGGTAGTTGGTTTGGCGGTTGTTGGTGCCACGCTCCTTTTCGTGCTCGCTCTCGCCGCGGCATTGGTAAGCGGCTCGAATGACGGTGCGACCCTGGTGGCATTGAACACCAGGACCACGACGATTGCACCACTTCGGGCAGTGGTAGTTCTTTCTCTGTTTGTGGCGCTTACTCCGATGATCGTCGGGACTGCGGTCGCCTCAACGGTCGCGCATGGTCTGGTCGCCTTTGAAAAGACCGGTGGTGAGTTGGCCTTTCTTGTGGCGATTGTCTGTGCGTTGGGGATTGTCTATCTGTTGAGCCATCACGGACTTC harbors:
- a CDS encoding SprT family zinc-dependent metalloprotease, whose product is MPTRRFSVTVEDVEAEVVLKAIKHTHIRVSPPHGTVRVSAPLGTTVGEVRTILLSRLGWIRTHQARFAASITFTAPQMETGEVHYCWGQPYPLLVREVANRAGAELRAGQLVLAVPAGSSKDERERLLDRWYRRQLQRAIPSVLARWEPVVGVQSSQWGVRKMRTLWGSCNIKAARVWFNLDLAKKHPESLDYVVVHELTHLLEPSHGSRFEELVSRAMPDWEGRHERISQSIFDPGIWARH
- a CDS encoding nitrilase-related carbon-nitrogen hydrolase produces the protein MRVAVGQVSLQVGDLEGNRARSIDAVLAAVADGADLVVLPELSDSGYVFGSYEEASSLGAPILGNPTLQRWGELANQHRITIVGGFAELGEDGALYNSAALIAPDQNPLTYRKIHLWDGEKEFFTPGDALSTVTEVNGVRVGLAICYDLEFPELVRALTLMGVELLVVPTNWPLSPVPQAERPVEFVKAQASAATNGIWIAIADRCGKERGVDWVGYSSLLDPSGYPAFAPIPFGVAGVAVGEVDPARARNKVISSKNHLLDDRRSDLYRVLARSVSTAQVWDDGDPPPW